The genome window GCCGCTGCATTAAATACTAAATCAATCCCTTGATAGGCAAAGGAAAAATAGGAATTCCCTTTTAACAAATCCTTCTTTGGAAGAATAAGTGGCAATGCTTTTGTTTGGGATGGGTAGGCAAACTGTTCAATAAACGCTACAATCGGCATAACAATAAGTACGATTTGGACAGTTAGCACACCAAAGTAGTATGTAATCGGAATGATTAATATTAGAATTGCTTGCAAAACCTGTGTAATGATAAGCGTTCGTTTCACGGGCCAGCGATCGACGAATGGACCTGTAATAAATTGAAGGGAGACAGGCAGTAAAGTTAAAAAACCAGCTAAACCGGAATAAAAAGCATTGCCACCTAAACTATATACGAGCCACATCGCTGCAATGTAATAAATACTGTCTCCAATATTTGTAACGATTCTTCCTATAAGTAAGAATAAAAAGTTCTTATTTTTTAGTAACCCCATTTGTTTTCCCCTTTTCTAAGATTGCTTAGGAATCTTTTTTCTCACGTTTTTTAAATGCAAATTCTTGTACTTGGAAGCCCAGATTAAAGAAATAATAGATATTTTTTTCTTCTTCAGTTTCCTCACCCATTTTTTCGAGTTCATCCATTAATGCAAAATATTTATTAGTCCATTGTTTAAATTGTGCTTCACTAGCTTCAATTTCCATTGCTGTTGACATATAGCCCCAATCTTCTGGATTCTCGCTATTATTTTTCTTTTCAAAAGCTTCCTTTGGCGCTGTTTGCACCCTCTTTTTCGCGCGATCAATCATACTGTAAATGATTTGTCTTGTCGTTTGGTCAACTTCATGGAATGGAAGCAGTTCTTCGGAAATTGTGAAGCCATTAGCAACGGAACGATAAAACTTTTGTACGATGCCATTTTTTTCTTCTTTTTTTACTATTTCGATGATGTTGTTTTTTTCAAGTTCTTTTAGATGATAGTGGATTTTTCCTCTTGGGATATCCAATGTCTCTGAAAGTTGTTGCCCAGTATAGGGACCTTCACAAAGATACATCATCATCTCTGCACGTAGCGGGTCACCGATAGCCTTTAATTGATTATATGTTTCGATTGTCATAATTTGTTTCATAAGATCTACCTCTCTTTGTTAAGAAAATTTATACGGTTAAATTTATTTAACATATGATATCACTAATAAAATGAGAAGTAAATATTTAAATTGCATGAAAATTCCAGTGCATAATTTTTTCAAAGGTTAT of Oceanobacillus zhaokaii contains these proteins:
- a CDS encoding ArsR/SmtB family transcription factor, producing the protein MKQIMTIETYNQLKAIGDPLRAEMMMYLCEGPYTGQQLSETLDIPRGKIHYHLKELEKNNIIEIVKKEEKNGIVQKFYRSVANGFTISEELLPFHEVDQTTRQIIYSMIDRAKKRVQTAPKEAFEKKNNSENPEDWGYMSTAMEIEASEAQFKQWTNKYFALMDELEKMGEETEEEKNIYYFFNLGFQVQEFAFKKREKKDS